The genome window AGCGATTTCGAAGTCACAGGCCATAATTGTGGGATTATCTTTATTATCTGGTTTGGTAGTTGCCATCTTAGCTTGGTAAGGTAATTTAAGTATAATAGATGTTCTAAAAAGTTCTATGAAGCAATTTCAACTGCCTGCTGTAAGTAATAAACGATGATTATAAGCATTCAACACGAACCATAAACACGAACATAATACTGACAGTTTCTAATTGCAAACTTGCACAAGaagagaaaatataattaaaaatgtaacactcatgtgtacatatatattaattagaattaatttaataaatatttaactataattataaaacaaaagttaaaaaaaaaaaaatttaatataaatcacAACCCGATTTAAAGCCACTTCATTTAGAATGTATCTCAATCTTAGGCTAAAAGCGATTTATCTcaactttgtttttcttcGTCGACTCATCCGTTAACACGGGCACTGCTGTGCGTCTAGAGAGCCATGTGAGGgttgtacataaaaaaataattataaattaaataaattgcttaattatttAGCGAAGACAACGACAGCAAAAACTAAATCACAAAGTCACACGCAGGGCAACAGACAAAAGacaatgtaataaaataaattaactaacaGAAAAACAACAGATGCACAGTTTACGGTGATATGCGGAAGCGAAAATACcctaacaaaaaatatttgcacattaCAGTTATAGTTTTGATTgcaagaaagaaaagaaaacctaataaaataaaaataattacttttaaatttaatttaaaattgactaacaagatatataatttaagataaaaatttaaaacatggTAATAAAACAaggtacaatttaaaaacataaaacaactAACCTTGTGCTAAGTGATTTTttcataagtatttaaaatataggaAGTAACTTTTCTGAAGTACGCTGAATATCTAACATTACTTTTTTTCCAAGGGACTTACACTATAACCCGCAAGACTAACATTCTTGTAAATaccgaaaaaatataaatatttttaaatttcaataaaatctgtagaaaatgttttttctttggATACACAAATTATGTAGattgtgatattttttttccttttgcaGGTGTGTCGCAAAAAACTCAAGAGATCGGTTCGAGCAGGTCTCgaaaattgaaagtaaatGTGAAAAGTTGACAACCTTTAGGGCAGGTTTCGCTAACAGTGGTTGGCACGTGACGTCACGCGGCGTGTGTCGGAGCAATTTTCCCAGAAAGAGTCTGAAAATGCGCTTCAAGCAATTATGCGCAATTTTCTTAGCATGATGCATGGTGAGGGGAAATCGCAAAATAGCGGCGCAATTATTATATAAGACATGACCAGTTCCAGATTAAAGTAGTTAACCGGATGCTAGATATTAGATACAAACAAGCACATACACTTACAGaaacagatgcagatacagatacagatacaatagcagtatatatttcttaatggATTCCTGtgaacaatttaatatttgtttagcaAACGCTTTCTCGTGCACAATCGAATTTTACTTAAGTGCTACATAGATAGGtatattcgaaaaaaaattacatataaatataagtatattgtGTACATGAAATTCGAAGAGTTTACACAAGATTCATATTCCGCATTATGACCACACACAGAAGCCATGAGAATTTCAATTggtatgttttaaaaaaaaaagcgcatCATAAATATGAAGATAGCCCATTCTATTTGGGGCTTACGTTCTGCAAATGGAGAGTGTATCCAGTAAAAAGACGGCGCCGTTGATAATCATCAGGGAGCCAGCAGCGATAGCTTTACGCTTGCGATCCTTCAGGTAGTCGTAGGTATCATGCCAATAATCGATCACCAATGCACCCGATGCCACAAACAAGATACAACCCAACAGCGAGATAAGCGCATTCAGACGTTTCTCCACAACTGAACCGATCACGTGTCCTAGAAAGATTCACATTTAAGTTGAGTTAAATCCATATTAATGGTTAATCATTCAAGGTATACTACTTACCGATAAAAAGCACAGCACAGATGATAGTGAAACCACCAATGGTTCCGTAGACAATCAGATCATGTTTGCTCATAGTATCCACCATCTCACTAAGCACACAGcaagcaatggcaatggcctggtgaaatcaagaaaaacaataatttaatatttagataaTTCATCTTTGTgtaaaaaataggaaaattgttaaaaaataacaaaaaataaaaaaaatcaccccgaagaaataacaaaatacaaaacgtGACATTTAAATTGGGTATTATACTATTTCCTTATTCttattatagataaaaatcataaaatttcaacaatCAATGATGAAAATCAGCTTAGAGACATCTTTTATCAAACCCTTCTtagattgaatttaaaatttgtactaTTTGTCTccttttaatacttttttaaaaataagatattgattaaaatttaatttttatgtagcatactttttgggaccttagataattttaatcgtcaataaaaaataattatattagtaaaaattgtttttttttaaccaaatgagtattttatttgaactttttataaagagattattattttttgtaaaagtaTATCAAAGACAATCGAGTTGTAATAAAAAGATGTGATTTGCAAATTCCGTGAAAATTCACAAAGGTTTGAACGTATCTAGCATATGTTTTGGTATAAACCATTCCCCCAAAAATTACTCGAAATAAGTAATTAATCAGCATAGGGAATTATTTTAGATATACTAGTAGTAGGTTttggttttctatttttgttggcaatatttatttggcaTGAAATATGACAAATGTGTCGGcgataaaaataattccatTGGCAAAAGCTAGAACGCCAGAAGACAGAATGGTGTTCTTATCGATGGCAGTCTCATAATTGTTTATCCAGCGATCGAGTATGATAGCCCCAGTTGAAATGAATAGTATACAGCCCGCCACTGCGAAGAGTATGTCGATTCGCTTGTCCATTTTGGCGCCCAGCAGGTGGCCTGTAAAGTGGATTGATATTCAACTTGCAAAAACAAAGAGAAGAAGAGTCCAAAGTGACAATATTACCTATGGTAAGGGAACTGCAAATGATCAAATAGCCGGCTAATGTGCCACAAACTAGCATTGCCTCGCTGCTATAGCCATGATCCGCAACGCTCTCAATCAATATGATAATGCTGGCGGTGAAGACCTGCGATGAGCGCTCGAAACTTGGATCAGACGTGGACAGACATTGGACAAGAAGGCAACAGACTGACACATTTACGGAACGGACAAGTCGAAGGTAGTGACAAACAGTTGAAAGTAGTAAAGGAATTGAATAAGGATTACAAAGAAAAGTCTAAACCGTCTTCAATCAGTCATCAATCAAAACGGAACGCAAATTTCGAAAGATGTGCGCTGACAAACAGTTGAAAAAGGAATTGAATTTACAAGTCGAAAGTAGTGACAAACAGTTGAAAGTAAAAAAGGAATTGAATATAAACAAAGATAAGTCTCAACAGTCTTCAATCAGTCATCAATCAGAACGGAACGCAAATTTCGAAAGATGTGCGCTGACAAACAGTTGAAacaagaaattgaattttaaaaatgttggaTAAGAAAATTGAGTGCCACATTTCATCCATCATTCATCAATCAAAATAGGATATTAAGATGAAAACATTTAGCAAAGAAATTGATTATATAATGACAatcaaaatgatcgctatttgcAATATAATTTGAGCTTTTGAGGCCTAAAAGCCAGAACAAAAACTTCTTTTCTTAATTGCtaaattattagaaatataataatttataaataaagctgTTTTACTGTAGCTtggaaaatacttttaaacataatttagactatttaagattttaaatttaatagtgACTAAAAATCAACTTCCAAAAATTCCTAGCCAAAGTCAACTCTTAAAACTTTAGGCCTACTTAAATTCGATTGTTATTATCTATATAGGTATCAGTATAGGCCAGACAGACTAccaattgttgttaaattcCATTAAAGTCGGCATGGGTAACTCCCAGTAGGAATTCCCTTCCGTTGCGAGTGTTTAAGCCAATTTGCTtatcaaaatatgaatattatttagaTACTCGTATTGATATCACTAAATGTTCGCTATATCGACGGGCCATTTGGCACTTTTAGTGTCAACAAAATGGAATCATATATCTAAATGCGAGTATTATAAATGGGTGCGCCCCAACTGTGCTACATCATAGTTGgggcaatcaatcaatcaattagaAACGCCATTAGTGCCCGCTAATTGCCAGCTAAAAGGATGCCACGCAGTTGCGTATCCTTGCAAATATATCCCCAACACCATATCGACTATTATTTAACTTGTAACATAATGCGAGATACTTGCcacacgacaacaacaaaatgtcatTAGGAGAGCGTGTTAGCAGCTTATAGATATCATATTAGACTCTTTACTATAGATACAGCAGGCACAGTTATATACTTgatatttttacatacatacatatgcatatatatggaTTACTTTTTACCACGCGCCCATTagcaacaactaaaattaGCTGGAATCGAACACAATTACGTATGTCAATAATTGCTAAATATTGGATcaatcatttgcatttgccacatacattttataaattatatcatTTATATCATGATATCATTATGGTTCTTATAACGCTTTTGACGGGCTTTTCTTACTAACACTCTATTTCTCTGCTATAAATCTTACTGTACATCTTTATTTGGGCTTTTACAATTAATGACggatcaattaaaaattttaaatacccCTAAACTACtaacttttaagtttttaatttaaaagtttgcattaaaatgaaaattaaaatgctattatttagcttttattttagcattttGCAGTTACTTTGATAATTTTATGGAGTTGACAGttgagtaaatttaaaaaaatatatatgtctcCCTTGGTAACGATCGATTGAATATAACAATGCATCGATCGCCAAAGACCTTATCATATCTATCATTCTTAGTTTTATTGTctaatcacaacaacaattgatgTTATATGTACAGTGTATATTGGATGGACacgtgtgtgtctgtataaTACACATATGTAGTTATAGGCAAATAAGAATAGTAGCTAAatgtaataaacaaaattaaaatgaatcaaTGGGAAGTATTTGAGGGTTGAGTGAGATATGAGCAATCCATTTATAATATGCATAGGTAATCATAATTCGAGTATATGTCGGCACGTGTATAAtcaatcccacaaaaaaaacctctacacgaggtaaaagtctagtgacgaaagcaatttctagccccaaaattgctgatatccaattttgtgacgaacaaaattcagtttagtctaaaaattttaaataaaaatataaattaataaaaaaaagtcgaatgttggcattgtgcactgtgagcaaaaagggtgagcttctttgtacataaaaattactttttgcgcagtgccgaatgccaattttcgcttttttttttaactttcgcccgatcggtcctatgacagctatatgatatagtggttcgattagaaccaactttaatCAGGATATACaggtctaacttaaatgcatattctattagtttggttacgatatctcgtaaaacaaaaaagtttttcatactaagacttaatattggaccgatcggtcctatgacagctatatgatatagtggtccgatttgaaccaactttggtccggatatataaaaccaagttaaatgcatattgtattagtttggttaagatttctcataaaacaataaagttttttcgtattaaaacctaattttgacccgatcagttctatgacagctatatgatatagtggtctgatttaagccaacttttgtcaggatatataaaaccaagttaaatgcatattgttagagccgttttgtcagaaatcgccaaaatgtaagctaaaaaactttatttcacctgtaaaatgttacctgagtgcTTTAGAACTTGAACCTGTTTCTACGTCCGACTGCGTGCtatggaaaatatttcatGAATAAAATTCCTTGCTCATTCGTCGCGTATTTTGATAAGCTTACAGCTCCGAGCTCTGCACCGATGTCGGTTCCTAAGACCACAGTCAAGACTTCAGTCCTAAGTCAGCCTTGATGAAGATGGTCCAATGCAGCTTTATCGACGTTGCGCTTGGAGgctttttggcatttatcACAAGCACTTTACCCCTCACTTAACCCATTCCCAGCTGAGGtcccaatttcaatttcagctcCAACCCAAGCTATAACTCCAGCTACAGCAGAGTGTTGTGCGTGTTTTCTTAATGGTTTTCTGCCTAATGTCTGGACGCTGTTGTGGGCCCCAAAGGGCtacaattgattttgaattatatGCCCACACTTGGCTGCCCAAGCAAGCCGCAGAATCTACACTCAATAGGGAATATGTAATAGTTTTTAgcattttctgcatttatgtaaatgctCAATTCTCAATCAGTACAGATGTTTAATATGAAATGTTTGAATATTCGCCGAAAagttaagtataaaaattaatggaaCCACAATTTGATAAGAGCAAcccataaaaatacttattatcGATCAAATATACAGGTCAAACTTCTTTCCGATAAGTAAAACCAATGCTCGAAAgtaattaatgaataaattataaggAAACGAAAAATATACAATGTTTTCTCAATATTAAGCTTTATCTAGcttaagataataaatatttaaagaataatgtACTTAACTGCCCcagctgctttcgtcactaacgcgaactgccgtccgcagtgatgagCATTATTAGCTCGATTGAATGGAAATAGATAAAAGTGATTTTAgagatattttaatatcttatgatctttccacttgaaaatatttaaaagaacgcataattttttttaaataaatttaattataagcattgctatatttaatttatttaattaaatcaaattaaattttatatttaaatccaTTATTATAGCTGTCATTATATCGAATATTTCCCTAAAAGTACAATTCTTcatttgtttcaattgttactattgtttgtattatttatatataaaaatattgacttCCTGTCAATTAATAACGCTTACTAATTGTCACACCAAATTGTTTGACCGATAAAAATGCCAATAAAATTCGGCTATATTGTTTTAGCTACTTGACTGTACTagttttgggtttttttgCGTATTATGTTTATCAAGAAAtcatataaatactttatacTATAAAGTTTATAGTAATACTTTGAGTAAAtgcattaaaagaaaaataaattgcttacGAGTTTGGACTGGAAATGACCTTCGAAATGATAAATCTAAAAGATGATGAACTGTCTTAGGCTGGCCTTACTGTACCAAAACCAGCATAGATATAACGTTCGCTTAAAATTCTCATAAAATGGGATTTCCATGGATTATGAAAACCGCCCCATTTATTGCTGGTCAAAAGCAAAGCCCTGCAGCTATTGGCCCAAAAGTAGTCAAGCGACTTGGCCAAATCAAGCTCAGTCGCTTCAAACAGTGCCcatatatcaaaattatttgaaaacagcCAGgttaggtgtgtgtgtgtgtgtgtgtgtgtgtgtgtgtgtgcatgtgtgtgtgtgtgttacggTATGTAGCAATTAATTATATGACGCTGACATGCCATTGACTTTGGCCAATGCTCCACTGACAACCCAACACcccacaaaacacacacacacacacactaaataaataactaaataacaaCCAAatgaacaataacaaatgcgTTGCAAATAaccataacaaaaatataaaaaacaaaaatttgcagttaaaacatttattagcTCGTAAACAGATTTGCGAGCGTGTTGCAAGAATTTTGAAAAGGCGTAGCAGACACATGTTAATAGTGAGAGTTTAAGGAGGCACGACTAAATATCTAATACAAACAATAAGTTATTATGGCACCTTATCTGCAATACCCTAAGTCATTTCCCATGACCAAAATAATATCATATATTTACACTAAAGCTGCGAGCCAAGTCGCTGCtatatttgttgtaattttaattgttattgttattgttattatttatttgattttccgATGAGTAACGCTGCTGcacgctgttgctgctgctggtcaGCTCATTAAGCGTCCGACTAGCTAAAAAATTAGCTATGCCGctcacatatatacacacacacacacacacacgaacgtacacacattttgatttgttgtttatttaatgcagCGCCAGAAGCTTCGACCTTTGCCAGCTGCCCGATCCATTGGcgcacatggcgtatgcgtaatatgcgCTCACACTTGCTATTatgacatcatcatcatcatcattatcatcaccATGATCGACTGTCGCCAGCTAAATACATACGTGCCTAAATAATTCAAGGCGCGTCTCGGTTTGTTTACACTCGTATTCCCATTTAATTACTGAAACCCAACTGCAAACCTAAAGCTGTGAAAATGTGTCACTGAATTGAGCGGAATACCTTTTAggtgtgccacgcccaccaatATTATTTGAACGTGTACTCGTTAAATGAACAGGGTCCACAACGATTCGATGATCTAAGAGTATTCGTCAGTCACTCTAATtacaacttaaaaaatgattCAAGTGAATGCAATTAAACATGATCAATTTCATGTTTCAGTCAacataaagaaagaaaaaatagaaCAAGGCGGATTTGATATTCTTAgcatgacaaaaatttaataccctTACAGATTATTCCTATATCGTTTAGtccttcattatttttgtctttgcattattttagaaaaacacCAACTTCGATTCAACTTCCAATTATCGACTGATAATTTTTAAGGCAGCTGTATTTTATACGATACTTTTAGTTTTCTTAAGGTAAGTCGCAAA of Drosophila innubila isolate TH190305 chromosome X, UK_Dinn_1.0, whole genome shotgun sequence contains these proteins:
- the LOC117791277 gene encoding protein snakeskin-like; its protein translation is MEFNNRLLLKIIELAIAIACCVLSEMVDTMSKHDLIVYGTIGGFTIICAVLFIGHVIGSVVEKRLNALISLLGCILFVASGALVIDYWHDTYDYLKDRKRKAIAAGSLMIINGAVFLLDTLSICRT
- the LOC117791287 gene encoding uncharacterized protein LOC117791287 — translated: MLVCGTLAGYLIICSSLTIGHLLGAKMDKRIDILFAVAGCILFISTGAIILDRWINNYETAIDKNTILSSGVLAFANGIIFIADTFVIFHAK